One part of the Arthrobacter sp. EM1 genome encodes these proteins:
- a CDS encoding acetamidase/formamidase family protein, with translation MTASAEHFLDKSQGKFSFSGREEPALRIAPGTGERIAFETSDAVYAELHVHHDLDRLTVGINPVTGPVFVDGAEPGDALIVTIHEILLNDCGWSVSLPGTGALRHVMGREMFTRRIPIDADGVHVTDRHVFDARPMIGCIGTAPAEGENSTVMPSFAGGGNMDLTGCRPGSKVYLPVMVEGAYLSIGDIHALMAEGESSFVAIEAEGTAVISIELAKDMNLRAPRIETGEEWIFVGLGNPVQESITRGYEDMFHFLVKDHGWEREDAYAVLSAVGDSRLGGPTGSSAPDPLHPFTPVGAVTVHRLPKSVLTPQS, from the coding sequence ATGACCGCCAGCGCTGAACATTTCCTCGACAAATCCCAAGGGAAGTTCTCGTTCTCCGGAAGGGAAGAACCTGCGCTGCGAATCGCCCCCGGAACCGGTGAACGGATCGCGTTCGAGACCAGCGACGCCGTCTACGCGGAACTGCACGTTCATCACGACCTTGACCGGCTCACCGTTGGCATCAATCCCGTCACCGGACCGGTCTTCGTGGACGGAGCGGAGCCGGGCGACGCCCTGATCGTCACGATTCACGAGATCCTGCTCAACGACTGCGGCTGGTCCGTCAGCCTGCCGGGAACGGGGGCACTGCGCCACGTGATGGGCCGAGAGATGTTCACCAGGCGGATCCCGATCGACGCTGACGGAGTGCACGTAACCGACCGGCACGTCTTCGATGCCCGGCCGATGATCGGCTGCATCGGCACAGCACCGGCAGAGGGGGAAAACTCCACAGTCATGCCAAGCTTCGCCGGCGGCGGGAACATGGACCTCACCGGGTGCCGGCCAGGCTCGAAGGTGTATCTGCCGGTCATGGTGGAAGGCGCGTACCTCTCGATCGGAGACATCCATGCCCTGATGGCCGAAGGCGAGTCGTCATTCGTGGCCATCGAGGCCGAGGGAACAGCCGTGATCAGCATTGAGCTGGCAAAAGACATGAACCTCCGCGCCCCCCGGATCGAGACCGGTGAGGAATGGATCTTCGTCGGCCTGGGCAACCCAGTCCAGGAAAGCATCACCCGCGGCTACGAAGACATGTTCCACTTCCTCGTCAAGGACCACGGCTGGGAGCGGGAAGACGCCTACGCCGTGCTCAGTGCAGTCGGCGACTCCCGTCTCGGCGGACCGACGGGATCATCGGCGCCGGACCCGCTCCACCCGTTCACCCCCGTGGGGGCAGTCACGGTGCACCGCCTGCCCAAGAGTGTGCTGACGCCACAGTCCTGA
- the manD gene encoding D-mannonate dehydratase ManD yields MKIIAAEVFVTSPSRNFVTLRITTEDGVTGIGDATLNGRELAVAAYLKEHVAQLLIGKDPHRIEDTWQFLYRSSYWRRGPVTMAAIAAVDMALWDIKGKLAGMPVYQLLGGASRHGLRAYGHASGADLPALFDSVREHLELGYKSVRIQTAVPGIKAVYGVAAQAQASGERYDYEPAGRGAFPAEEDWDTRAYLRHLPTVFEAVRNEFGPELPLLHDGHHRMTPIQAAKLGKALEPYDLFWLEDCTPAENQEALRLVRSHTTTPLAIGEIFNTVFDFQTLIKEQLIDYVRAASTHFGGISPLKKVMDFAAQYQIKSGFHGPTDISPVGFAAQLHVGLAIHNYGIQEYMQHSDKTNEVFEQSMTFVDGYLHPGDTPGIGVEFNEEAAAAYPYQQAYLPYNRLVDGTVHDW; encoded by the coding sequence GTGAAAATCATTGCCGCTGAAGTCTTTGTGACCAGCCCGTCCCGTAACTTCGTCACGTTGCGGATCACCACGGAGGACGGTGTGACCGGGATTGGGGATGCGACCCTGAACGGCCGCGAGCTCGCGGTGGCCGCATACCTGAAGGAACACGTTGCGCAGCTGCTGATCGGCAAGGACCCGCACCGGATCGAGGACACCTGGCAGTTCCTGTACCGGTCCTCGTACTGGCGGCGCGGTCCGGTGACGATGGCGGCGATCGCGGCGGTGGACATGGCGTTGTGGGATATCAAGGGCAAGCTCGCCGGGATGCCGGTCTACCAGCTGCTCGGCGGGGCGTCCCGTCACGGGCTGCGCGCCTACGGGCATGCCTCCGGGGCGGACCTGCCCGCGTTGTTTGATTCGGTCCGGGAACATCTGGAGCTGGGTTACAAGTCGGTGCGGATCCAGACCGCGGTGCCAGGGATCAAGGCCGTGTACGGCGTAGCGGCGCAGGCACAAGCCTCGGGGGAGCGGTATGACTATGAGCCTGCCGGTCGCGGGGCGTTCCCGGCGGAGGAGGACTGGGACACCCGAGCGTACCTGCGGCACCTGCCGACGGTGTTCGAAGCGGTGCGGAATGAATTCGGGCCGGAGCTGCCGCTGCTGCACGACGGGCACCACCGGATGACCCCGATCCAGGCCGCGAAACTGGGCAAGGCGCTGGAGCCCTATGACTTGTTCTGGCTGGAGGACTGCACCCCGGCCGAGAACCAGGAGGCCTTGCGCCTTGTCCGTTCCCACACCACAACGCCGCTGGCGATCGGGGAAATCTTCAATACCGTCTTTGACTTCCAGACGCTGATCAAGGAACAGCTGATCGACTATGTCCGGGCCGCCTCGACGCACTTCGGCGGGATCTCGCCACTGAAGAAGGTGATGGATTTCGCCGCGCAGTACCAGATCAAGTCCGGTTTCCACGGGCCGACGGATATTTCCCCGGTGGGTTTCGCCGCGCAGCTGCATGTGGGCCTGGCGATCCACAACTACGGCATCCAGGAATACATGCAGCACTCGGACAAAACGAACGAGGTCTTCGAACAATCCATGACCTTCGTGGACGGGTACCTGCACCCCGGCGACACGCCCGGCATCGGCGTGGAGTTCAATGAGGAAGCCGCCGCGGCCTACCCCTACCAGCAGGCCTACCTGCCCTACAACCGCCTCGTCGACGGAACGGTCCACGACTGGTAA
- a CDS encoding sugar kinase, with amino-acid sequence MSAEAGLPAVDLLTFGESMVSLRSAGPLSAGGTLGMHVAGAESNVAVGAARLGHRVAWAGVLGADPHGEFILRQLRSEGIGVHYREHGSRGTGVMFLEQRTADVSRAFYYRTGSAGSTLCRADVDAALRTGTRVLHLTGITAALSPEARQAVEYAAARAAGEGLEVSLDVNYRGKLWSREEARAVLTPLARHATILIASDDELGLVASGHGYSGAADDAEAAMAAELLARGVREVVVKRGAAGAGVHTAAGRWETPAVQVTSIDTVGAGDAFTAGYLSALLDGEDVAGRLRRGALTGAFAVSTAGDWEGLPYRGELELLGTAPSGTTQR; translated from the coding sequence GTGAGCGCTGAAGCCGGGCTGCCGGCCGTTGATTTGCTGACTTTTGGTGAATCGATGGTGTCGCTGCGCTCCGCCGGACCGCTGTCCGCTGGCGGAACCCTCGGCATGCACGTCGCCGGGGCGGAGTCGAATGTGGCCGTCGGCGCCGCACGGCTCGGCCACCGGGTGGCCTGGGCCGGCGTGCTCGGCGCCGACCCGCATGGTGAGTTCATCCTCCGGCAGTTGCGCAGCGAGGGCATCGGGGTGCACTACCGGGAGCACGGCAGCCGCGGCACCGGGGTGATGTTCCTCGAACAACGCACCGCCGACGTCAGCCGGGCCTTTTACTACCGCACCGGTTCCGCCGGATCCACGCTCTGCCGGGCCGACGTCGACGCGGCCCTCCGGACCGGTACCCGGGTCCTGCACCTCACCGGGATCACCGCAGCCCTCAGCCCGGAGGCACGGCAGGCCGTCGAGTATGCGGCCGCCCGGGCCGCCGGCGAAGGCCTGGAGGTGTCCCTCGACGTCAACTACCGGGGCAAGCTCTGGTCCCGGGAAGAGGCGCGCGCAGTCCTCACCCCGCTGGCCCGGCACGCCACCATCCTGATCGCATCCGACGATGAACTCGGCCTGGTCGCCTCCGGCCATGGGTATTCCGGCGCGGCCGACGACGCCGAAGCGGCGATGGCCGCGGAACTGCTGGCCCGGGGCGTGCGGGAGGTTGTGGTCAAGCGGGGCGCGGCCGGTGCCGGGGTCCACACCGCGGCGGGCCGCTGGGAAACGCCCGCCGTGCAGGTCACCAGCATCGACACGGTGGGAGCCGGTGACGCTTTCACTGCGGGGTACCTCTCCGCCCTGCTCGACGGCGAGGACGTCGCCGGCCGCCTGCGGCGCGGCGCCCTGACGGGCGCCTTCGCGGTCAGCACTGCCGGCGACTGGGAAGGCCTGCCCTACCGGGGCGAACTGGAACTGTTGGGGACCGCACCCAGCGGAACGACTCAACGCTAG
- a CDS encoding bifunctional 4-hydroxy-2-oxoglutarate aldolase/2-dehydro-3-deoxy-phosphogluconate aldolase codes for MTVNPSNVLTSQSLLAGIQETRLVAIVRGTDGRAAAAAALAAMEEGFRYVEIALTTPDALEAISAVRAAAPAGCFVGAGTVLTAQEVDDVAAAGGQFTVTPALAESIAVSAARGIPVLAGALTPTEAYEAMTRGATAVKLFPASIGGPGYLKALRDPFPGIPFIAVGGVGLEQASGYWQAGAVAVGLGGPLFGDTGSGGELAPMRARARDFVALAADYGLRSTAKGPQ; via the coding sequence ATGACCGTGAACCCCAGCAATGTCCTGACCTCCCAGAGCCTGCTGGCCGGAATCCAGGAAACCAGGCTCGTCGCCATTGTGCGCGGCACTGACGGCCGCGCCGCGGCAGCGGCGGCGCTGGCGGCCATGGAAGAGGGCTTCCGTTACGTCGAAATTGCCCTGACCACACCGGACGCGCTCGAGGCGATCAGCGCAGTCCGCGCCGCCGCGCCGGCAGGCTGCTTCGTTGGGGCCGGCACCGTGTTGACCGCGCAGGAAGTGGATGACGTGGCGGCGGCCGGTGGCCAGTTCACTGTGACCCCGGCGCTGGCCGAGTCCATCGCCGTCTCCGCGGCCCGGGGCATCCCAGTCCTGGCCGGGGCACTGACCCCGACCGAGGCCTACGAGGCCATGACCCGGGGAGCCACAGCCGTGAAGCTTTTTCCCGCCTCCATCGGCGGACCGGGCTACCTCAAAGCCCTGCGGGACCCGTTTCCCGGCATCCCGTTTATCGCCGTCGGCGGGGTGGGGCTGGAGCAGGCGTCCGGCTACTGGCAGGCGGGCGCCGTCGCCGTTGGCCTGGGCGGACCGCTCTTCGGTGACACCGGTTCAGGCGGCGAGCTGGCGCCGATGCGGGCGCGGGCCCGGGACTTTGTGGCGCTGGCCGCCGACTATGGGCTGCGCAGCACCGCGAAGGGTCCGCAGTGA
- the dgoD gene encoding galactonate dehydratase, with protein MTLINRIETFLVAPRWLFVRIETESGIVGWGEASCEGRSETVRTAVDQLSELLIGNDALRIEDHWQVMTKGSFYRGGPILASAVSGLDQALWDIAGKHFNTPVHQLLGGHVRDRIRMYGWVGGDEPNEVADQISAQLEVGLTAVKMNASGRMSPIASVAELDGVVRRVAAAREVLGDHRDVAVDFHGRFSLANARRVAPLLEPYRPFFLEEPVVPENTHLLREFTSSTTTPVSTGERLYSRQEFLPALQAGIAVAQPDLSHAGGITEVRKIASLAEIFEVQLAPHCPLGPLALAACLQVGFATPNFLIQEQSIGIHYNQGAEVLDYVLDKSPLKFVDGHIERLTGPGLGIEIDEAVVRAADKRGHAWRGPVWRHPDGAFAEW; from the coding sequence ATGACACTCATCAACAGGATTGAAACCTTCCTGGTCGCGCCGCGCTGGCTGTTCGTCCGGATCGAGACTGAGTCCGGGATCGTCGGCTGGGGCGAGGCCAGCTGCGAGGGCCGCAGCGAAACGGTCCGCACCGCCGTCGACCAGCTCTCCGAGCTGCTGATCGGCAACGATGCGCTCCGGATCGAAGACCACTGGCAGGTCATGACGAAAGGTTCCTTCTACCGTGGCGGACCCATCCTCGCCAGTGCTGTGTCCGGGCTGGACCAGGCCCTGTGGGATATCGCCGGCAAGCACTTCAACACACCGGTGCACCAGCTCCTGGGCGGCCACGTCCGCGACCGGATCCGGATGTACGGCTGGGTGGGTGGTGACGAGCCCAACGAGGTGGCCGACCAGATCAGCGCGCAGCTGGAGGTCGGTCTCACCGCCGTCAAGATGAATGCCAGCGGCCGGATGAGCCCCATTGCCTCGGTGGCGGAGCTCGACGGCGTTGTCCGCCGGGTTGCCGCCGCCCGCGAGGTCCTCGGGGACCACCGCGATGTCGCTGTCGACTTCCACGGCCGCTTCAGCCTGGCCAACGCCCGGCGGGTGGCGCCGCTGCTGGAACCGTACCGGCCGTTTTTCCTGGAGGAACCGGTGGTTCCGGAGAATACCCACCTGCTGCGCGAATTCACCTCGTCGACGACGACGCCGGTCTCCACCGGAGAGCGGCTCTACAGCCGGCAGGAATTCCTGCCCGCGCTGCAGGCGGGCATCGCCGTGGCCCAGCCGGACCTCTCGCACGCGGGCGGCATCACCGAGGTCCGCAAGATTGCCTCGCTCGCCGAAATCTTCGAGGTCCAGCTGGCCCCGCACTGCCCGCTCGGTCCGCTGGCCTTGGCCGCCTGCCTGCAGGTGGGCTTCGCCACGCCCAACTTCCTGATCCAGGAACAAAGCATCGGAATCCACTACAACCAGGGCGCCGAAGTCCTGGACTATGTCCTGGACAAATCCCCGCTTAAATTCGTGGACGGGCACATCGAACGCTTGACCGGCCCGGGCCTCGGGATCGAAATCGACGAGGCAGTGGTCCGCGCCGCGGACAAACGCGGCCACGCCTGGCGCGGACCCGTCTGGCGCCACCCCGACGGAGCCTTCGCAGAATGGTGA
- a CDS encoding carbohydrate ABC transporter permease, whose amino-acid sequence MTVQTESKIPAARPAPAPRRRKARGPRAYKVFRVVALVAVVLFLVAPLFWMLLASFKTNVDIYDTGKSFFFTPTTENYANVLERNNYFVFIINSFWVAFVSTAFSLVLGVPAAYAMSRFTMHRSALVVLMARVIPGVSLLVPWYYVFSNLKMVGGFEVLILSHMFVALPLIVYIMMSYFDSLPLELEESAQVDGLTPIGAFRRITLPLSVAGMATAGILSFIFSWNNFMFALVLSGSKTKTLPVAIFDFVSYASIDWGGLMAAAMVVTIPIMVIALFTQKYIVSGMTAGATKG is encoded by the coding sequence ATGACCGTACAGACCGAATCCAAAATCCCCGCCGCGCGGCCTGCCCCGGCTCCGCGCCGCCGGAAAGCCCGCGGCCCCCGCGCCTACAAGGTCTTCCGCGTGGTCGCCCTCGTGGCGGTGGTGTTGTTCCTGGTCGCGCCGCTGTTCTGGATGCTGCTGGCCTCATTCAAGACCAACGTGGACATCTACGACACGGGGAAGTCCTTCTTTTTCACCCCGACCACCGAGAACTACGCGAACGTGCTGGAGCGGAACAACTACTTCGTCTTTATCATCAACAGCTTCTGGGTGGCCTTCGTTTCCACCGCCTTCTCGCTGGTGCTCGGCGTCCCTGCCGCCTATGCCATGAGCCGCTTCACGATGCACCGTTCGGCCCTGGTGGTCCTGATGGCCCGCGTGATTCCGGGCGTCTCCCTGCTGGTGCCCTGGTACTACGTCTTCTCCAACCTGAAGATGGTGGGCGGATTTGAAGTGCTGATTCTGAGCCACATGTTCGTCGCGCTCCCGCTGATCGTCTACATCATGATGAGCTACTTCGATTCCCTTCCGCTGGAACTCGAGGAATCGGCCCAGGTGGACGGGCTCACCCCGATCGGAGCTTTCCGCCGCATCACCTTGCCGCTCTCCGTGGCCGGCATGGCTACTGCAGGGATCCTGTCCTTCATCTTTTCGTGGAACAACTTTATGTTTGCCCTCGTACTGTCCGGGTCCAAAACCAAGACGCTCCCGGTCGCGATCTTCGACTTCGTCTCTTACGCCTCGATCGATTGGGGCGGGCTGATGGCGGCCGCCATGGTGGTCACGATCCCGATCATGGTCATTGCCTTGTTCACGCAGAAATACATCGTCTCCGGCATGACCGCCGGCGCGACCAAAGGGTAG
- a CDS encoding sugar ABC transporter permease — protein sequence MSVLNPPRSAPARSAGRPPGPRANFSAWANRHRKWLFAAPAMIFVGVLIVFPLAWTLFLSLTDSQGSVRAASEFIGLQNYITVLSDVDRFWPAVGRTMSFTGVALACEVVLGMCIALLLWRPFRGEKWVRVAILLPLVATPVAVGMMWRLIFDPNIGFANQLLGLIGIPAQPWLSGQDTALGTTIFMDVWQWTPMVVLILLAGLTSLSEEPDEAARMDGANAFQRFFYITLPLMLPTVIVAILLRGIDALKTFDILYATKGKGGGSFHEVETLNVYAYGLSFDYNQYGLSSAVLILFFMIIIGTMWLLTMRKKAANK from the coding sequence ATGTCTGTACTGAACCCTCCCCGCAGCGCACCGGCCCGCAGCGCCGGCCGCCCGCCGGGTCCGCGCGCGAACTTTTCCGCCTGGGCCAACCGGCACCGCAAGTGGCTCTTCGCGGCCCCCGCCATGATCTTCGTCGGCGTCCTGATCGTTTTCCCCCTGGCCTGGACGCTGTTCCTGAGCCTGACCGACTCCCAGGGATCCGTCCGCGCAGCCTCTGAGTTCATTGGCCTGCAGAACTACATCACGGTCCTCTCCGACGTCGACCGGTTCTGGCCCGCCGTCGGCCGCACCATGTCCTTCACCGGAGTGGCCCTGGCCTGCGAAGTGGTTCTGGGCATGTGCATCGCGTTGCTGCTGTGGCGGCCGTTCCGCGGCGAAAAGTGGGTCCGGGTGGCCATTCTCCTGCCGCTCGTCGCAACCCCGGTGGCGGTCGGCATGATGTGGCGGTTGATCTTCGATCCCAACATCGGCTTCGCCAACCAGCTTCTCGGACTGATCGGCATTCCGGCCCAGCCTTGGCTCTCCGGCCAGGACACGGCCCTTGGCACCACGATCTTTATGGACGTGTGGCAGTGGACCCCCATGGTGGTGCTGATCCTTCTCGCCGGCCTGACCTCGCTGTCCGAGGAACCCGATGAGGCCGCCAGGATGGACGGCGCCAACGCCTTCCAGCGCTTCTTTTACATCACCCTTCCGCTGATGTTGCCGACGGTGATCGTCGCCATCCTGCTGCGCGGCATCGACGCCCTCAAGACCTTCGACATCCTCTATGCCACCAAAGGCAAAGGCGGCGGTTCATTCCACGAGGTAGAGACCCTGAACGTCTACGCCTACGGGCTGAGCTTCGATTACAACCAGTACGGCCTCTCCTCCGCGGTGTTGATCCTGTTCTTTATGATCATCATCGGCACCATGTGGCTGCTCACCATGCGCAAGAAGGCGGCAAACAAATGA
- a CDS encoding sugar ABC transporter substrate-binding protein: MKRRSIMQYAAVAAALSLGLTACGGASGSSDAKASGTVRVTLANHVWTEGIKAAIPEFEKSSGLKVELTQLGEDQLSDQYNVKLNAGSDEIDVMMYRPLQEGKAFAKNGYLADLTSKVSADASWDWKDYQEGPVKATTADGKVVGVPIITEREVLYYRKDLLQAAGLEVPKTMEELEAAAKAIKAATPDTAGFVARTGKSAAVTQFSSFLYSFGGDFTDASGKSAINSDAAKKAYEYYGGLIKNYGPANVSTDMSWPEAMAIFTQGKAAFYTEADSLYKNATDPAKSKVSDTVGFAALPAGPAGSKPYNIPSWGLAVNQASSNQDNAWKFIQWATSKERTLAAQKAGVPGPRSSVWADPAGTSTYPKDLAEAISASAKNGVGHDRPEVITVGKAREIVGGPIVSSITGADVPAAADAANDDFQKFLDTEKK, translated from the coding sequence ATGAAGCGACGTTCGATCATGCAGTACGCGGCTGTCGCAGCTGCGCTGTCTCTGGGCCTCACCGCCTGTGGCGGAGCCAGCGGCAGCAGCGATGCCAAAGCGTCCGGCACCGTCCGGGTGACCCTCGCGAACCACGTCTGGACCGAAGGCATCAAGGCGGCGATTCCGGAATTCGAGAAGTCCAGCGGCCTCAAAGTTGAGCTGACCCAGCTCGGCGAAGACCAGCTTTCAGACCAGTACAACGTCAAGCTCAACGCCGGCAGCGACGAGATCGACGTTATGATGTACCGCCCCCTGCAGGAGGGCAAGGCGTTCGCGAAGAACGGTTACCTCGCCGACCTGACGTCCAAGGTCTCCGCGGACGCCAGCTGGGACTGGAAGGACTACCAGGAGGGCCCGGTCAAGGCCACTACAGCCGACGGCAAGGTCGTCGGCGTCCCGATTATCACCGAACGCGAAGTGCTCTACTACCGCAAGGACCTGCTGCAGGCCGCCGGCCTTGAGGTGCCCAAGACCATGGAAGAGCTCGAAGCGGCCGCCAAGGCCATCAAAGCCGCCACACCGGACACGGCAGGTTTTGTCGCCCGGACCGGCAAGTCCGCGGCCGTCACCCAGTTCTCCAGCTTCCTGTACAGCTTCGGCGGCGACTTCACGGATGCCAGCGGCAAATCCGCCATCAACTCCGACGCTGCCAAAAAGGCCTATGAGTACTACGGCGGCCTGATCAAGAACTACGGCCCGGCCAACGTCAGCACCGATATGAGCTGGCCCGAAGCGATGGCCATCTTCACCCAGGGCAAGGCCGCGTTCTACACCGAGGCCGACTCCCTGTACAAGAACGCCACCGACCCGGCCAAGTCCAAGGTTTCCGACACGGTCGGTTTTGCTGCGCTGCCCGCAGGCCCTGCCGGTTCCAAGCCGTACAACATCCCGTCGTGGGGCCTTGCCGTGAACCAGGCTTCAAGCAATCAGGACAACGCCTGGAAGTTCATCCAGTGGGCCACGAGCAAGGAACGCACCCTGGCCGCGCAGAAGGCCGGCGTTCCCGGACCCCGCAGTTCGGTCTGGGCCGACCCGGCCGGAACGTCCACGTACCCGAAGGATCTGGCCGAGGCTATCTCCGCGAGCGCCAAGAACGGCGTCGGCCACGACCGGCCCGAGGTCATCACGGTAGGCAAGGCCCGCGAAATTGTCGGCGGGCCGATTGTCTCCTCCATCACCGGAGCCGACGTCCCCGCTGCGGCCGATGCCGCCAACGACGACTTCCAGAAATTCCTGGATACCGAAAAGAAGTAG